A single Vigna radiata var. radiata cultivar VC1973A chromosome 8, Vradiata_ver6, whole genome shotgun sequence DNA region contains:
- the LOC111240498 gene encoding structural maintenance of chromosomes protein 1-like, whose product MDTDXSVXAXHFDFDQLSRALKDKRHSDRDKIEGDFKQKIHALVAEIERTTPNLKALDQYEALLEKVRAVTEEFEAVRKEEREKTQRFNEVKQRSWIQSG is encoded by the coding sequence ATGGATACTGATNACTCAGTANCAGCTNCACATTTTGATTTTGATCAACTAAGTAGGGCACTGAAAGATAAGAGGCACTCAGACAGAGATAAAATTGAGGGAGACTTTAAGCAAAAAATTCATGCCTTGGTAGCTGAGATTGAAAGAACAACACCAAATTTGAAGGCATTGGACCAATATGAGGCTCTTTTGGAAAAGGTAAGAGCTGTAACTGAGGAGTTTGAAGCTGTCAGGAAAGAGGAGAGGGAAAAAACACAGAGATTCAATGAGGTTAAGCAGAGAAG